The proteins below are encoded in one region of Paenacidovorax monticola:
- a CDS encoding PTS sugar transporter subunit IIA: MNRLASILPAAQVLVSVDATSKKRAFEEAGLLFESQHGLSRALITDSLFARERLGSTGLGHGVAIPHGRIKGLKSPMAAVFQLERPIGFDAPDEQPVGLLIFLLVPEAATQKHLEILSEIAELLSDGPLREKIKSCTDAAELHGLIASWQSTQAA; the protein is encoded by the coding sequence ATGAATCGTCTTGCCTCCATCCTGCCGGCCGCTCAGGTTCTCGTGAGCGTCGATGCCACCAGTAAGAAGCGTGCCTTTGAGGAAGCGGGGCTGCTATTCGAAAGCCAGCACGGCCTGTCCCGTGCACTGATCACCGACAGCCTGTTCGCGCGCGAACGCCTGGGCTCCACGGGGCTGGGCCATGGCGTGGCCATTCCGCACGGACGCATCAAGGGCCTCAAGTCGCCCATGGCCGCCGTGTTCCAGCTCGAGCGCCCGATCGGCTTCGACGCGCCCGACGAACAGCCCGTGGGGCTGCTCATCTTCCTGCTGGTGCCCGAGGCCGCGACCCAGAAGCACCTGGAAATCCTCTCCGAGATCGCGGAACTGCTCAGCGATGGGCCGCTGCGCGAAAAGATCAAATCCTGTACCGATGCGGCCGAGCTGCACGGCCTGATTGCCAGCTGGCAATCGACCCAGGCGGCCTGA
- a CDS encoding phosphoribosylaminoimidazolesuccinocarboxamide synthase, which produces MTQPSTPALHTSALTSLPLLARGKVRDNYAVGDDRILMVASDRLSAFDVIMGEPIPGKGELLTQMALFWFGKLGHICPNHLTGDAPESVVTPAEVPQVRGRSMLVKRLKPILVEAVVRGYLAGSGWKEYQESQSVCGVPLPAGLTNAAQLPEPIYTPAAKAEMGDHDENITFERTVEMIGPDLATRIRDLSIHIYKEAARIALAKGMIIADTKFEFGLTPEGELVLMDEVLTPDSSRYWPVEGYAEALAKGENPPSYDKQFVRDWLEQAKVGGKPWDKTAPAPRLPQDVIEKTAAKYREALERLTA; this is translated from the coding sequence ATGACCCAGCCCAGCACTCCCGCCCTGCACACCTCCGCCCTGACCTCGCTGCCCCTGCTGGCCCGCGGCAAGGTGCGCGACAACTACGCCGTGGGCGATGACCGCATCCTCATGGTGGCCAGCGACCGCCTTTCGGCCTTTGACGTGATCATGGGCGAGCCCATTCCCGGCAAGGGCGAACTGCTCACGCAGATGGCGCTGTTCTGGTTCGGCAAGCTGGGCCACATCTGCCCCAACCACCTCACGGGCGATGCGCCCGAGAGCGTGGTCACGCCGGCCGAGGTGCCCCAGGTGCGCGGCCGCTCCATGCTGGTCAAGCGCCTCAAGCCCATTCTGGTCGAGGCCGTGGTGCGCGGCTACCTGGCCGGCAGCGGCTGGAAGGAGTACCAGGAATCGCAGTCGGTGTGCGGCGTGCCGCTGCCTGCGGGCCTGACCAACGCCGCCCAGCTGCCCGAGCCCATCTACACCCCGGCGGCCAAGGCCGAGATGGGCGACCACGACGAGAACATCACCTTCGAGCGCACGGTGGAGATGATCGGCCCCGACCTCGCCACGCGCATCCGCGACCTGAGCATCCATATCTACAAGGAAGCCGCGCGCATCGCCCTGGCCAAGGGCATGATCATTGCCGACACCAAGTTCGAGTTCGGCCTCACGCCCGAGGGCGAGTTGGTCCTGATGGACGAGGTGCTCACGCCCGACAGCTCGCGCTACTGGCCCGTGGAGGGCTATGCCGAGGCCCTGGCCAAGGGCGAGAACCCGCCCAGCTACGACAAGCAGTTCGTGCGCGACTGGCTGGAGCAGGCCAAGGTGGGTGGCAAGCCCTGGGACAAGACAGCCCCCGCGCCGCGCCTGCCGCAGGACGTGATCGAGAAGACCGCGGCCAAGTACCGCGAGGCGCTGGAGCGGCTCACGGCATGA
- the hpf gene encoding ribosome hibernation-promoting factor, HPF/YfiA family: protein MNLTISGHHLEVTPALRNYVMTKLDRITRHFDQVVDVKVLLSVEKQKEKEKRQRAECNVHVKGSDLFAESAHSDLYAAVDELVDKLDRLVVRHKDRLQNHQCDAPKRAFA, encoded by the coding sequence ATGAACTTGACGATCAGCGGTCACCATCTCGAAGTTACTCCCGCCTTGCGCAATTACGTCATGACCAAGCTGGATCGGATCACCCGCCATTTCGATCAGGTGGTGGATGTCAAGGTACTGTTATCGGTAGAGAAGCAGAAGGAGAAGGAAAAGCGTCAGCGAGCGGAATGCAACGTGCACGTGAAGGGCAGCGACCTGTTCGCCGAGAGCGCGCACTCCGACCTGTATGCCGCCGTGGATGAACTGGTCGACAAGCTCGACCGCCTCGTGGTCCGTCACAAGGACCGTTTGCAGAACCACCAGTGCGACGCTCCCAAGCGCGCCTTCGCCTGA
- a CDS encoding OmpW/AlkL family protein: MTRFIPHALAGAALLALCGTASAQITVRAGLTHIAPNSSASDAVGPMLPGPPSGISLEVKNKSTLFLSVAHGLNPNMELELALGYPPTHDVNAKIASHLPPHVVVFNGQKLAEVRQIAPTLFFNYKFGEADSQWRPFVGVGINYTNFDKRTSTAANNALNGGPTDIRLSDSWGLAGQVGVSYRINERWSITGALATARVKTKLTTTTAGVQRNVDIRFRPTVFTIAAGYTF; this comes from the coding sequence ATGACCCGATTCATCCCCCATGCCCTGGCCGGCGCAGCGCTGCTCGCGCTGTGCGGCACGGCCTCGGCGCAGATCACCGTGCGCGCAGGCCTGACCCACATCGCCCCCAACTCCTCGGCCTCCGACGCCGTGGGCCCCATGCTGCCCGGCCCGCCGTCGGGCATCAGCCTCGAGGTGAAGAACAAGTCCACGCTGTTCCTCTCGGTCGCCCACGGACTCAACCCCAACATGGAGCTGGAACTGGCGCTGGGCTACCCGCCCACCCATGACGTGAACGCGAAGATCGCCTCGCACCTGCCGCCGCACGTCGTGGTCTTCAACGGCCAGAAGCTCGCGGAAGTGCGCCAGATCGCGCCCACGCTGTTCTTCAACTACAAGTTCGGCGAGGCCGACAGCCAGTGGCGCCCCTTCGTGGGCGTGGGTATCAACTACACCAACTTCGACAAGCGCACCTCCACGGCCGCGAACAACGCGCTCAACGGCGGGCCGACCGACATCCGCCTCTCCGACTCCTGGGGCCTGGCGGGGCAGGTGGGCGTGAGCTACCGGATCAACGAGCGCTGGTCGATCACCGGGGCGCTCGCCACGGCGCGCGTCAAGACCAAGCTGACCACCACCACGGCCGGCGTGCAGCGCAATGTCGACATTCGCTTCCGCCCCACGGTGTTCACGATCGCCGCCGGGTACACGTTCTGA
- the purE gene encoding 5-(carboxyamino)imidazole ribonucleotide mutase → MKPIQIGVVMGSSSDWETMQHAVQILQQFGIAHEARVVSAHRMPDDMFAYAEAAAGRGLKAIIAGAGGAAHLPGMIAAKTTVPVLGVPVASRHLQGVDSLHSIVQMPKGVPVATFAIGQAGAANAALFAVALLANEDPALRERLEAFRAEQTAAARAMTLPPVSA, encoded by the coding sequence ATGAAACCCATCCAGATCGGCGTGGTCATGGGCTCCAGCAGCGACTGGGAGACCATGCAGCACGCAGTGCAGATTCTCCAGCAATTCGGCATCGCCCACGAGGCCCGCGTGGTCTCGGCCCACCGCATGCCCGACGACATGTTCGCCTACGCCGAGGCGGCCGCGGGCCGCGGGCTCAAGGCCATCATCGCGGGCGCGGGCGGCGCGGCCCACCTGCCGGGCATGATCGCGGCCAAGACCACCGTGCCCGTGCTCGGCGTGCCCGTGGCCAGCCGCCACCTGCAGGGCGTGGACTCGCTGCACAGCATCGTGCAGATGCCCAAGGGCGTGCCCGTGGCCACCTTCGCCATCGGCCAGGCCGGTGCGGCCAACGCGGCGCTCTTCGCCGTGGCCCTGCTGGCCAACGAGGACCCGGCCCTGCGCGAGCGGCTCGAAGCCTTCCGCGCCGAGCAGACGGCCGCCGCGCGCGCCATGACGCTGCCGCCGGTGTCCGCATGA
- a CDS encoding alpha/beta hydrolase family protein: MNKWTGLAMASAAAMLTACGGGSDLGGSTETDLSGARGSLVYNPPLRVTALSAAEFKDRLAASASGKSLLAVAGAPKCGVNIHYIEYGTVGGAGEATNASGALMVPTGDAAGCSGARPVVLYAHGTTTDRAYNIADITEPARPGASEGSLLAAMYAAQGFIVVAPNYAGYDISKLPYHPYLNADQQSKEMIDALAAARKALPRISGQDAGKLLITGYSQGGHVAMATHRALQAANVPVTASAPMSGPYALGAFGDAVYYGNVNLGATVFTPLLATSYQKAYGNIYSQPSDIYEAAYASGIETLLPSTTPLATLVSQGKLPQTALFSSTPPAPAFAGITPPTTPPALAPLFALGFGSNNLIKNSSRLSFLQDAIANPDGAVPSVTTGGQAAAPQHPMRKAFKANDLRNWAPKRPVMLCGGNGDPTVFYNVNTTLMQGLWSAPSPLALPAGLLTVLDVDSASGGASDPFAAVKAGFAQAKAGVAAQGGASAVTQAYHGTLVPPFCNVAARAFFQQVLASGG; encoded by the coding sequence ATGAACAAGTGGACTGGACTGGCCATGGCCAGCGCCGCGGCAATGCTGACGGCATGCGGCGGAGGTTCTGACCTGGGAGGCAGCACGGAGACCGACCTCAGCGGTGCGCGCGGCTCCCTCGTGTACAACCCGCCCCTGCGCGTCACGGCGCTCTCCGCGGCGGAGTTCAAGGACCGGCTCGCGGCCAGCGCCAGCGGCAAGAGCCTGCTGGCCGTGGCGGGCGCACCCAAGTGCGGCGTGAACATTCACTACATCGAGTACGGCACCGTGGGCGGCGCAGGCGAAGCCACCAACGCCTCGGGCGCGCTCATGGTGCCCACCGGCGACGCGGCGGGCTGCTCCGGCGCCCGTCCCGTGGTGCTCTACGCGCACGGCACCACCACCGACCGTGCCTACAACATCGCCGACATCACCGAGCCCGCTCGCCCTGGCGCGTCCGAAGGCTCGCTGCTGGCCGCCATGTACGCTGCCCAGGGCTTCATCGTGGTGGCGCCCAACTACGCGGGCTACGACATCTCGAAGCTGCCCTACCATCCCTATCTGAACGCCGATCAGCAATCGAAGGAAATGATCGATGCGCTCGCGGCTGCACGCAAGGCTCTGCCCAGGATCAGCGGGCAGGATGCGGGCAAGCTGCTCATCACCGGCTACTCGCAGGGCGGCCACGTGGCCATGGCCACGCACCGTGCGCTGCAGGCGGCCAATGTGCCGGTGACGGCCTCGGCACCCATGTCCGGCCCCTACGCCCTGGGCGCCTTTGGCGACGCCGTGTACTACGGCAACGTGAACCTGGGCGCGACGGTGTTCACGCCCCTGCTGGCCACGAGCTACCAGAAGGCCTACGGCAACATCTACAGCCAGCCGTCCGACATCTACGAAGCGGCCTATGCCAGCGGCATCGAAACGCTGCTGCCCTCCACGACCCCGCTGGCCACGCTGGTGAGCCAGGGCAAGCTGCCCCAGACGGCGCTGTTCAGCAGCACGCCGCCCGCGCCGGCCTTCGCGGGCATCACGCCGCCGACCACGCCGCCCGCGCTGGCGCCGCTGTTCGCGCTGGGCTTCGGCAGCAACAACCTGATCAAGAACAGTTCGCGTCTGTCCTTCCTGCAGGACGCCATCGCCAATCCTGACGGCGCGGTGCCCTCGGTGACCACGGGCGGCCAGGCGGCCGCGCCCCAGCACCCGATGCGCAAGGCCTTCAAGGCCAACGACCTGCGCAACTGGGCACCCAAGCGTCCCGTGATGCTGTGTGGCGGCAATGGCGACCCGACCGTGTTCTACAACGTCAACACCACGCTCATGCAGGGCCTGTGGTCCGCCCCCTCGCCGCTGGCCCTGCCGGCCGGCCTGCTGACGGTGCTGGATGTTGATTCGGCCAGCGGTGGCGCGAGCGATCCGTTCGCCGCCGTGAAGGCCGGCTTCGCCCAGGCCAAGGCCGGCGTGGCTGCGCAAGGCGGCGCCAGCGCGGTGACCCAGGCCTACCACGGCACGCTGGTGCCGCCGTTCTGCAACGTGGCCGCGCGTGCGTTCTTCCAGCAGGTGCTGGCATCGGGTGGTTGA
- the hprK gene encoding HPr(Ser) kinase/phosphatase, whose translation MKPNVVSADVLFEAFRGLLRWEWVAGLGASERRFDEVAVRSARSGADLVGYLNYIHPYRVQILGEREIAYLSNATPEDCKRRIARIVTLEPPVLVLADNQTAPDELVSMCERAQIPMFSTYESSAFVIDVLRAYLSKHFADRITMHGVFMDILGLGVMITGESGLGKSELGLELISRGNGLVADDAVDLYRINQTTIEGKCPELLQNLLEVRGIGLLDIRAIFGETAVRRKMRLKLIVHLVRKETLERDYERLPYEPLTQDVLGVPVLKVVIQVVAGRNIAVLVEAAVRNTILNLRGIDTYQEFVERHRRAMERGNPS comes from the coding sequence GTGAAACCCAACGTCGTCAGCGCCGATGTCCTGTTCGAGGCCTTTCGGGGCCTGCTGCGCTGGGAGTGGGTGGCGGGGCTGGGCGCCTCCGAGCGCCGCTTCGACGAGGTGGCCGTGCGCTCCGCGCGCTCAGGCGCCGATCTGGTCGGCTACCTCAACTACATCCATCCCTACCGGGTGCAGATCCTCGGCGAGCGCGAGATCGCGTACCTGAGCAACGCCACGCCCGAGGACTGCAAGCGCCGCATCGCGCGCATCGTGACGCTGGAGCCGCCCGTGCTGGTGCTGGCCGACAACCAGACCGCGCCCGATGAACTCGTGTCGATGTGCGAGCGCGCGCAGATCCCGATGTTCTCCACGTACGAGTCGTCGGCCTTCGTGATCGACGTGCTGCGCGCCTATTTGTCCAAGCATTTCGCCGACCGCATCACCATGCACGGCGTGTTCATGGACATTCTGGGCCTGGGCGTGATGATCACGGGCGAGTCGGGCCTGGGCAAGAGCGAGCTGGGCCTGGAGCTGATCTCGCGCGGCAACGGCCTCGTGGCCGACGACGCGGTGGACCTCTACCGCATCAACCAGACCACCATCGAGGGCAAGTGCCCCGAGCTGCTGCAGAACCTGCTGGAGGTGCGCGGCATCGGCCTGCTCGACATCCGCGCCATCTTTGGCGAGACGGCCGTACGCCGCAAGATGCGCCTCAAGCTCATCGTGCATCTCGTGCGCAAGGAAACGCTGGAGCGCGACTACGAGCGCCTGCCCTACGAGCCGCTCACGCAGGACGTGCTGGGCGTGCCCGTGCTCAAGGTGGTGATCCAGGTGGTGGCGGGGCGCAACATCGCCGTGCTGGTCGAGGCAGCCGTGCGCAACACCATCCTCAACCTGCGCGGCATCGACACCTACCAGGAATTCGTGGAGCGCCACCGGCGCGCCATGGAGCGCGGCAACCCGTCCTGA
- a CDS encoding L-threonylcarbamoyladenylate synthase yields MILDGHRPESIAAAAQALRGGALVGLPTETVYGLAADADNDRAVAQIFTAKGRPSDHPLIVHVADATGIAHFAAEVPAFAQALVDAFWPGPLTLILPRRAGRAQAATGGQDSVGLRCPAHPVAHALLAACAAEGVHGVAAPSANRFGRVSPTTAEHVRAEFGDGLLVLDGGPCGVGIESTIIDCTRGVPVLLRPGAITRAQIASACGIEPLSKEELPEHTPRASGTLEAHYAPNAKVRLMDAKALQTGLDLLGADAAHLAVYARAPLRTSSAKVLLRRMPDDAAATAQQLFSVLRAFDDAGARLIWIEVPPATPEWEGVRDRLQRAAAA; encoded by the coding sequence ATGATCCTCGACGGCCACCGGCCCGAATCCATCGCGGCTGCGGCGCAGGCGCTGCGCGGCGGCGCGCTCGTGGGCCTGCCCACCGAAACGGTCTACGGCCTGGCCGCCGACGCCGACAACGACCGCGCCGTAGCCCAGATCTTCACGGCCAAGGGCCGGCCCAGCGACCACCCGCTCATCGTGCACGTGGCCGACGCCACGGGCATCGCCCACTTCGCGGCCGAGGTGCCCGCCTTCGCCCAGGCGCTCGTGGACGCCTTCTGGCCCGGGCCGCTCACGCTGATCCTGCCGCGCCGCGCAGGCCGCGCCCAGGCCGCCACGGGCGGCCAGGACAGCGTGGGCCTGCGCTGCCCCGCCCACCCCGTGGCGCACGCGCTGCTCGCGGCCTGCGCGGCCGAGGGCGTGCACGGCGTGGCCGCGCCCAGCGCCAACCGCTTCGGCCGCGTGAGCCCGACCACGGCCGAGCATGTGCGCGCCGAGTTTGGCGACGGCCTGCTGGTGCTCGACGGCGGCCCCTGCGGCGTGGGCATCGAATCGACCATCATTGACTGCACGCGCGGCGTGCCCGTGCTGCTGCGCCCCGGCGCGATCACGCGCGCGCAGATCGCCTCGGCCTGCGGCATCGAACCGCTCTCGAAAGAGGAGCTGCCCGAACACACGCCGCGGGCCTCAGGTACGCTCGAAGCGCACTACGCGCCGAACGCCAAGGTGCGGCTCATGGACGCCAAGGCCCTGCAGACGGGCCTGGACCTGCTGGGCGCCGATGCGGCGCACCTGGCCGTGTACGCGCGCGCGCCGCTGCGCACGAGTTCGGCGAAGGTGCTGCTGCGCCGCATGCCCGACGACGCTGCCGCCACGGCGCAGCAACTGTTCTCGGTGCTGCGCGCCTTCGACGACGCGGGCGCGCGGCTGATCTGGATCGAGGTGCCGCCCGCCACGCCCGAATGGGAGGGCGTGCGCGACCGCCTGCAGCGTGCCGCGGCCGCCTGA
- the trxA gene encoding thioredoxin, translating into MIDVTVENFEAEVINASMEVPVLVDFWAPWCGPCKTLGPILEKLEVAYEGRFKLVKIDSDQEQQIAGMFGIRSIPTCVLLIGGQPVDGFMGALPEGQVRAFLDKHLPSAEEALAEEDEAQAQEALADGDTEGALEKLQHAVATDPANDDARFDYVKLLLQLGREDDAKVAFAPVIAKAAGSRRLGALKVWLDAIDFVASGAQGEGALAAFDAKIAASKRDFDARFGRARWLIAAQRWTEAMDELLEILMRDKAWNEEAARKTYVAVLEIIEPPKPKVAEGQIPPEDPVVATYRRRLSSVVLS; encoded by the coding sequence ATGATCGATGTCACCGTAGAGAATTTTGAAGCCGAGGTCATCAATGCCTCCATGGAGGTGCCCGTGCTGGTGGACTTCTGGGCGCCCTGGTGCGGTCCCTGCAAGACGCTGGGCCCGATCCTCGAGAAGCTCGAGGTGGCGTACGAGGGCCGCTTCAAGCTCGTGAAGATCGATTCCGACCAGGAGCAGCAGATCGCCGGCATGTTCGGCATCCGCAGCATTCCCACCTGCGTGCTGCTCATCGGCGGCCAGCCCGTGGACGGCTTCATGGGGGCGCTGCCCGAGGGGCAGGTGCGCGCCTTCCTCGACAAGCACCTGCCCAGCGCCGAGGAGGCCCTGGCCGAGGAAGACGAGGCCCAGGCCCAGGAGGCCCTGGCCGACGGCGATACCGAGGGGGCGCTCGAAAAGCTCCAGCATGCCGTGGCCACCGACCCGGCCAATGACGACGCGCGCTTCGACTACGTGAAGCTGCTGCTGCAACTGGGCCGTGAGGACGACGCCAAGGTGGCCTTCGCGCCCGTGATCGCCAAGGCCGCGGGCTCGCGCCGCCTGGGGGCGCTCAAAGTGTGGCTTGATGCTATTGATTTTGTAGCTTCTGGCGCCCAAGGGGAGGGTGCTCTGGCCGCTTTTGACGCCAAGATCGCCGCCAGCAAGCGTGATTTCGACGCGCGCTTTGGCCGCGCGCGCTGGCTCATCGCCGCACAGCGCTGGACCGAGGCCATGGACGAGCTGCTCGAAATCCTCATGCGCGACAAGGCTTGGAACGAAGAGGCTGCGCGCAAGACCTATGTGGCCGTGCTCGAGATCATCGAGCCGCCCAAGCCCAAGGTGGCCGAGGGCCAGATCCCGCCCGAGGACCCCGTGGTGGCCACCTACCGCCGCCGTCTGAGTTCCGTGGTGCTGAGCTGA
- a CDS encoding SGNH/GDSL hydrolase family protein, whose amino-acid sequence MAANWMRRSLVAAACASAALLAACGSSTVESAVSPDRVIAFGDGISDVGQKGSAYTVNDGTVLNWTAQFATYYGKTVKPVSAGGLSYAQGNARIKATPDAAGNASTPTITAQIDSFLSGKSFTKNDFVTISGGTSDLIAGMAAVRAGTLSAADYVAASRQAGVDLAAQVRRLVAAGATHVVVAGVYDLSKSPWGIAIGQQSLLADASARFNEGLLVSIVDLGASVQYVDLAYYVNLYVNSPSGYGFENANTAVCTSVDAGNGIGTGTGQVNSSLCTTSTLLAGANQDKYVFADGVYLTPSAQRQFGNYTHDKVRVRW is encoded by the coding sequence ATGGCAGCAAATTGGATGCGCCGCAGCTTGGTGGCCGCCGCCTGTGCATCGGCCGCATTGCTGGCGGCTTGCGGTTCGAGCACCGTCGAATCGGCCGTCTCGCCCGATCGCGTGATCGCCTTCGGCGACGGGATCAGCGACGTGGGCCAGAAGGGCTCGGCCTACACGGTCAACGATGGCACGGTGCTGAACTGGACCGCCCAGTTCGCCACGTACTACGGCAAGACCGTCAAGCCCGTATCGGCCGGCGGCCTGAGCTACGCCCAGGGCAACGCGCGCATCAAGGCCACGCCCGATGCTGCCGGCAATGCCAGCACCCCCACCATCACGGCACAGATCGACAGCTTCCTGTCGGGCAAGAGCTTCACCAAGAACGACTTCGTGACGATCAGCGGCGGCACCAGCGACCTGATCGCCGGCATGGCCGCCGTGCGCGCGGGCACCCTCAGCGCTGCCGACTACGTGGCCGCCTCGCGCCAGGCCGGCGTGGACCTGGCCGCGCAGGTGCGCCGCCTGGTCGCAGCGGGCGCCACCCACGTGGTGGTGGCCGGCGTGTACGACCTGAGCAAGTCGCCCTGGGGCATCGCCATCGGCCAGCAGTCGCTGCTGGCCGACGCCAGCGCGCGCTTCAACGAAGGCCTGCTGGTGTCCATCGTGGACCTGGGCGCGAGCGTGCAGTATGTGGACCTCGCCTACTACGTGAACCTGTACGTCAACTCGCCCTCGGGCTATGGCTTCGAGAACGCGAACACTGCCGTCTGCACCTCGGTGGATGCGGGCAACGGCATCGGCACCGGCACGGGCCAGGTCAACTCCTCCCTGTGCACGACCTCGACCCTGCTGGCCGGCGCCAACCAGGACAAGTACGTGTTCGCCGACGGCGTGTACCTGACCCCTTCGGCGCAGCGCCAGTTCGGCAACTACACGCACGACAAGGTGCGCGTGCGCTGGTAA
- a CDS encoding 5-(carboxyamino)imidazole ribonucleotide synthase — protein sequence MGTPLLPGSTLGVLGGGQLGRMFAQAAQAMGYFTAVLDADAHSPAGLISHHHIRTAYDDAAGLARLAEISDAITTEFENVPAQALRQLAQRRPVAPAASAVAIAQDRAQEKAHFGRCGVPCAPYAVIETAEQLAAVDAALLPGILKTARLGYDGKGQARVKTPAELAAAWDAMGRVPCVLEQMLPLAHECSVIVARGADGQVVHLPAQRNLHRDGILAVTEVYPGNLPDGQVRQAVAAAISIANGLQYVGVLCVEFFVLQDGRLVVNEIAPRPHNSGHYSQNACDVSQFELQVRTLAGLPLTQPRQHSPAVMLNLLGDLWFTQGDAPQAPPWAAVLALPGTHLHLYGKTDPKRGRKMGHLNITAATPEAARTTALRAAELLGIAPF from the coding sequence GTGGGGACACCTCTTCTTCCCGGATCGACGCTCGGCGTGCTCGGCGGCGGCCAGCTCGGCCGCATGTTCGCGCAGGCCGCCCAGGCCATGGGCTACTTCACCGCAGTGCTCGACGCCGATGCGCACAGCCCCGCAGGCCTCATCAGCCACCACCACATCCGCACGGCCTACGACGACGCGGCGGGCCTGGCGCGCCTGGCCGAAATCAGCGACGCCATCACCACCGAATTCGAGAACGTGCCCGCCCAGGCATTGCGCCAGCTGGCGCAGCGGCGCCCCGTGGCCCCCGCGGCCAGCGCCGTGGCCATCGCCCAGGACCGCGCGCAGGAGAAGGCCCACTTCGGCCGCTGCGGCGTGCCCTGCGCGCCCTACGCCGTGATCGAGACAGCCGAGCAGCTCGCAGCTGTGGATGCGGCGCTGCTGCCCGGCATCCTCAAGACCGCCCGCCTGGGCTACGACGGCAAGGGCCAGGCGCGCGTGAAGACGCCCGCCGAGCTGGCCGCCGCCTGGGACGCCATGGGCCGCGTGCCCTGCGTGCTCGAACAGATGCTGCCGCTTGCGCACGAATGCTCCGTGATCGTGGCGCGCGGCGCCGACGGCCAGGTCGTGCACCTGCCCGCGCAGCGCAACCTGCACCGCGACGGCATCCTGGCCGTGACCGAGGTGTACCCGGGCAACCTGCCCGACGGCCAGGTGCGCCAGGCCGTGGCGGCGGCCATCTCCATCGCCAACGGCCTGCAGTACGTGGGCGTGCTGTGCGTGGAATTCTTCGTCTTGCAGGACGGCCGCCTCGTGGTCAACGAGATTGCGCCGCGCCCGCACAACAGCGGCCACTACAGCCAGAACGCCTGCGACGTGTCGCAGTTCGAGCTGCAGGTGCGTACGCTCGCGGGCCTGCCGCTCACGCAGCCGCGCCAGCACAGCCCCGCCGTGATGCTGAACCTGCTGGGTGACCTGTGGTTCACGCAGGGCGATGCCCCCCAGGCGCCCCCTTGGGCTGCCGTGCTGGCCCTGCCCGGCACGCACCTGCACCTGTACGGCAAGACCGACCCCAAGCGCGGCCGCAAGATGGGCCACCTGAACATCACGGCAGCCACGCCCGAGGCCGCGCGGACCACCGCCCTGCGTGCCGCCGAGCTGCTGGGCATCGCGCCCTTCTGA